In Strix uralensis isolate ZFMK-TIS-50842 chromosome 7, bStrUra1, whole genome shotgun sequence, the following proteins share a genomic window:
- the HIF1AN gene encoding hypoxia-inducible factor 1-alpha inhibitor isoform X1, producing MAAASSSSSSSAAAGCREGPGVAAGPGWTDSQFRRYSFETRPIPRLSHSDPRAEELIENEEPVVLTDTNLVYPALKWDLDYLQENIGNGDFSVYSASTHKFLYYDEKKMANFKNFKPKSSREEMKFAEFVDRLKEIQQKGSAERLYLQQTLNDTVGRKIVVDFLGFNWNWINKQQGKRGWGQLTSNLLLIGMEGNVTPAHYDEQQNFFAQIKGYKRCILFPPDQFECLYPYPVHHPCDRQSQVDFDNPDYEKFPNFRSVVGYETVVGPGDVLYIPMYCKWDMFCDILGQSASASCLLDASSP from the exons ATGGCggcggcctcctcctcctcctcctcgtcggCGGCCGCGGGCTGCCGGGAGGGCCCAGGGGTAGCGGCAGGGCCCGGGTGGACCGACTCCCAGTTCCGTCGTTACTCTTTCGAGACGCGGCCCATCCCTCGGCTCAGCCACAGCGACCCCCGCGCCGAGGAGCTCATCGAGAACGAG GAGCCAGTGGTGCTGACAGATACAAATCTGGTTTATCCTGCTCTGAAATGGGACCTGGACTACCTCCAGGAAAACATTGGCAATGGGGACTTCTCAGTGTATAGTGCCAGCACACACAAGTTTTTGTACTATGATGAGAAAAAGATGGCCAATTTTAAGAACTTCAAACCCAAGTCAAGCAGGGAAGAGATGAAGTTTGCTGAGTTTGTGGACAGACtcaaagaaatacaacaaaaaggGAGTGCTGAGAG GCTATATCTGCAGCAAACCCTGAATGACACAGTTGGAAGGAAGATTGTGGTGGATTTCCTTGGCTTCAACTGGAACTGGATTAACAAGCAGCAAGGGAAACGTGGCTGGGGTCAACTGACTTCTAACTTGCTTCTTATTGGTATGGAAG GGAATGTGACACCAGCTCATTATGATGAGCAGCAGAACTTCTTCGCTCAGATTAAGGGTTACAAGAGGTGTATCCTGTTCCCTCCTGATCAGTTTGAATGCCTCTACCCTTATCCTGTGCACCATCCGTGTGACAGACAGAGCCAG gTGGACTTTGACAATCCTGACTATGAGAAGTTTCCGAACTTCCGGAGCGTGGTTGGCTATGAGACGGTGGTGGGTCCAGGAGATGTGCTATACATACCTATGTACTG CAAGTGGGATATGTTCTGTGATATCTTGGGCCAGTCTGCTTCTGCTTCCTGTCTGTTGGATGCCAGTTCTCCCTGA
- the NDUFB8 gene encoding NADH dehydrogenase [ubiquinone] 1 beta subcomplex subunit 8, mitochondrial produces MAAAGLRGVLWQRAAARLWAARAAAAAPPGARAASEMSKDLLPGPYPRTPEERAAAAKKYNMRVEDYEPYPDDGFGYGDYPKLPDKSLHERDPWYQWDQPEMRHNWGEPMHWDFDMYLRNRVDTSPTPVPWHTMRKHFLIFLSTMLIMFGLGEIYPSYRPVGPKQYPFNDLYLERGGDPNKEPPVVTHYEI; encoded by the exons ATGGCGGCGGCCGGGCTCCGCGGTGTCCTCTGGCAGCGGGCGGCCGCCCGGCTGTGGGCGGCGCGGGCCGCCGCGGCGGCGCCCCCGGGGGCGCGGGCGG CCTCGGAGATGTCCAAGGACCTGTTGCCCGGGCCGTACCCCCGGACACCGGAGGAGCGGGCAGCCGCCGCGAAGAAGTACAACATGCGGGTGGAGGACTACGAGCCCTACCCCGACGACGGTTTCGG GTATGGCGACTATCCCAAGCTCCCCGATAAGTCTCTGCATGAGAGAGACCCCTGGTACCAGTGGGACCAGCCAGAGATGAGGCATAACTGGGGAGAGCCG aTGCACTGGGACTTTGACATGTATCTTCGGAATCGTGTTGATACATCCCCGACTCCAGTTCCGTGGCACACCATGCGCAAACACTTCCTTATCTTTTTGAGTACCATGCTGATCATGTTTGGTCTTGGAGAGATCTATCCATCTTACAGGCCTGTG GGACCGAAGCAATATCCCTTCAATGACCTGTAtctggagagaggaggagaccCCAATAAAGAGCCACCAGTGGTGACACACTATGAAATCTGA